The DNA window GCGCGATCGGTCACGAGACCGACGCCCCGCTGCTCGACTACGTGGCCGACGTGCGCGCCTCCACACCCACCGACGCGGCGAAACGGGTCGTGCCGGACCTGACGGAGGAGGTCCGGCTCATCGGCCAGGCCCGTTCCCGGCTGGAACGGGCCGTGCGCCATCTCGTCGACCGGGAGCAGCACCGGGTCGACCTGCTCCGCTCCCGCCCGGTGCTGGCCCGGCCGCAGGTGATGGTCGACCAGCGGTCCGTCGAGGTGACCGCGCTGCACGACCGTGCCGGCCGGTGCCTCGCGCACCGGTTGTCCGCCGCCGCCGACGACCTGCGCCACACCCTGGCCCGCCTGCGCGCGCTCTCCCCGGCGGCCACGCTCGACCGCGGCTACGCCATCGTTCAGCGCGGCGACGGCCAGGTGGTCCGCGCGGCATCCGAGGTGGCCAAGGGTGATCCACTGCGGGTGCGCCTCGCCGAGGGCGAGCTGACCGCCACCGTCGACGGCTGATGGAATGGGACCGATGACTGAAGCGACGAAGAACGAGCAGCTCAGCTATGAGCAGGCCCGCGCCGAGTTGGCGTCGGTGGTGGAGCGCCTGGAGGCGGGCGGCACCTCGCTGGAGGAGTCGCTGGCCCTGTGGGAGCGGGGCGAGCAGTTGGCCGGCGTGTGCCAGCGTTGGCTGGACGGTGCCCGGGCCCGCATCGACGCCGCCCGGCAGCGCGCCGAGGACTGACCGCGACCCGGAAAGCGGTACACCCCACGGGCATGTCCATGCCTGTGGGGTGTACCGCGGGGAAGCGCGCCGGACGGGCGCCTGTCAGTTGAACAGGTTGTAGAGCTCCGGCGGCGCCTCGACGACCTGGTCGGCCGGGGGCTTCGTCGCCGCGGCGGCGTTGCCGTAGTCGGAGTAGGTGATCTTCACGTCCTGGGCGGCGCTCTGCCCGGCGGCCGGGATCTTGAGCACCAGCTCGCTGAGGCGGCCCTGCGGGTCGACCTTCGCGGTGAACGGCACCGACTGGGCCTGCGCCCCGAGCGCGGTGATCACGGCCGGGTCGAGCGAGCCCGCCTCGGCGGCCTTCGACACGTCGACGGTGCCCTCGTACGCGCCGTCGCCGGTCTGCCGTACCTCGGTCACGCCCTGGGTGAGCACGGCACTGCCGGCCGGGTCGACCTTGTCGAAGTCGAAGCCCAGCGACCGGTTGCCCTTGATCCGGTTCTGGTCGAGGTGCTGGTACTTGCCGGTGTTGATGTTCTTCACGCCGGGGATCTGCGCCGCGGCGGTGCCGCCCAGCTCCAGCTTGACCCAGCTGTCCGGCTTGGCGTGGATGAGGTCCAGCTTCATCATCAGGTCCGACGACGGGTCACCGATGGTCACCTTCATGTCGGCGCTCTGGCTGGGCTCGTGCACCTGCCCCTCGGCGGTGGAGCCGGCGCCGGTCATGGTGAACCGGAAGTTGCCGTCGCGGATCGCGTTCGTGGAGTCGAGCAGCGCCTGCTTGGCCGCGCTGTTCGACGCCGAGGCGCTGGGGGCGACGCTGCCGGAGGCGCTGGGGGTCGCGGAGGCGTCGGAGGTTCCGTTGCCGTTGCAGGCCGCCAGGCCGGGAATGAGCAGCGCCGCGGCGAACGCGGTGGCGCTGAAGCGTCGTATCTTCACGTCAACCTCTCCAGGTGGGTCGTCCGGGCTCGTGTCCCTTCTGTTCCCTGAAGCGGGGTTCCGCAATCCCGGTCACCCGATGGTGGACGTCAGCGCAGCGAGGTGGCGAGCCGGCGCAACTCGGACTCCCGGGCGTCGCCGACCACGATCACCGTGCGGTTCGGTTCCAGCAGGACGAGTGCCTGCTCGTTGCCCCGGGCGGTGTAGCGCTGCCAGCTCAGCCCGTCGGGCAGGTCGGCCGGCCCCTGCGGCTGCCCGTCGCTCAGCTCGGCCGGCAGCAGCTTCTCGGCGGCGACGTTGCTCTCCACGAGCTGCGCGCCCCGGCCCTCGGGTGTCACGTACCCGATCCGCAGCGTCGCGCCGTCCGCCTCCGTCCGGAAGCGGGCGTTGACCGTGCGCCAGTCGTCGCCCAGCCCGGTCGGCGTGGCGACCGGGAAGGCGTTGGCCGACCGGGCCTGCTCCAGCGCGGGCGCCGGGTCGACGGTGACCGGTGAGTCGCCGCCCAGGAAGCCCCGGTAGAAGGCGATCAGCAGCGCGATCGGCACCAGCAGGATCAGCAGCGACAGCACCATGTCCTTCGGGGACCGCTCGGAGCGGGTCTTCTCCCCGCCGGGCGGCGGCGCCTGCGGCTCCCCCGCGTCGGCGGCCGGCGCGGACGACTCGACGAGCGCGGGCGGCCCGTCCGGTGGCGACGCGCCCGCGTCGGGTCGCACCGGCGGCTGGCCGTCGGGCGGGGTGGCGTCGAGCGGTACGCGGTCGGCAGGCTGTGCGGGTTCCACCCGGCCATTGTCGCAGCCGCACGGGTGAGGTGATCCTGGCCTCCTCCGCCCCGCCGGGGCGGCGAACCTGAGATCGTGTGAGGATCAGCGACAAAACCGGCGGCGGCGACGGCCGCACTCCCGCCGGTCCACCCCGCAACGTCGCGAGGAGGAGGCCGCCATGACAACCACCAGGACGCGGACGCCCCAGGATCTCGACCGCAATCTCGCCCTCGATCTGGTCCGGGTCACCGAGGCCGCGGCCATGGCCGCGGGCCGCTGGGTCGGCCGGGGCGACAAGGAGGGCGGCGACGGCGCCGCCGTCGACGCCATGCGCAAGTTGATCAACTCGATCCCGATGCGCGGCGTCGTGGTGATCGGCGAGGGCGAGAAGGACAACGCCCCGATGCTCTTCAACGGTGAGGAGGTCGGCGACGGCACCGGTCCCGACGTGGACGTCGCGGTCGACCCGATCGACGGCACCACCCTGATGAGCAAGGGCATGCCGAACGCGCTCGCGGTGCTCGCGGTCGCCGAGCGGGGCGCGATGTTCGACCCGAGCGCGGTCTTCTACATGGAGAAACTGGCCGTCGGCCCGATGTACGCCGACGTGGTCGACATCGACGCCGGGGTGGCCGAGAACATCCGCCGGATCGCCAAGGTCAAGGGCACCGACACCAGCGAGGTGACGGTCTGCGTGCTGGACCGCCCGCGCCACGACGACCTGGTCAAGCAGATCCGGCGCGTCGGCGCCGGCATCCGGCTGATCTCCGACGGTGACATCGCCGGCGCCATCGCGGCGGCCCGCGGCGAGTCGGACGTCGACGTGCTGATGGGCATCGGCGGCACCCCCGAGGGCATCACCGCGGCGTGCGCCCTCAAGTGCATGGGCGGCGTGCTGCAGGCGAAGCTCTGGCCCAAGGACGACCAGGAGCGGGAGAAGGCGCTGGCGGCCGGGCACGACCTGGACCAGGTGCTGTTCACCGACGACCTAATCACCGGCGACAACTGCTTCTTCGTGGCGACCGGCGTCACCTCCGGTGACCTGCTGCGCGGCGTGCGCTACCGGGCCGGCGGGGCGTACACCCAGTCGATCGTGATGCGGTCCAAGAGCGGCACGATCCGGGTCATCGACTCCTACCACCGGCTGGAGAAGCTCGCCCTCTACTCGGCGGTCGACTTCGACGGACGCCCGCTGGCCGAGCAGGAGTGACGACCGGGCCGGCGGCGCCGCCGACGTTGTCGAGCGGGAGGCGGATCGTCGGCGTCGGGCTGGCCACCGCCTCCGGCGTGCTGGTGGCCCTCCAGTCCCGGATCAACGGCGAGTTGGGCGTACGGCTGGCCGACGGGATCGCCGCCGCGGTGGTCTCGTTCGGCCTGGGCCTGTTGATCCTGCTGGTGCTGGTCCCCGCCACCGTGAGTGGCCGGCGGGGACTGGCCGCCCTGCGGGTCGCCCTGCGCACCGGGGCGCTGCGCCCGTGGCAGTGCCTGGGCGGGGTGTGCGGCGCGTTCCTGGTGGCGACCCAGGGGTTGACCATCGGCGCGCTCGGCGTGGCCGTCTTCACCGTCGCGGTGGTGGCCGGGCAGTCCGGCAGCAGCCTGCTCGTCGACCGGGCCGGGATCGGGCCGACCGGCCGGCAGCCGGTCACCCCGAACCGGCTCGTCGGCGCGGTGCTCACCGTGCTGGCCGTGCTGCTGGCGGTGGGCGACCGGCTCGGTGACCCCGGCGCGCTGGCGTTGGCCCTGCTGCCGCTCGCCGCCGGCGTGGGCATCGCCTGGCAGCAGGCGGTCAACGGCCAGGTTCGGGGGGCGTCCGGCAGCGCGGTGACGGCCACCCTCGTCAACTTCACCGTCGGCACGGTGGCGCTGCTGGCCACGTTCGGGGTGGAGGTGGCGGTGCGCGGGTGGCCGGCGGGCGGCCTGCCCGGCGAGCCGTGGCTCTATCTGGGCGGCCCGATCGGCATCGTGTTCATCGCGCTGGCCGCCGCGCTGGTCCGGTTCACCGGGGTCTTGCTGCTCGGCCTGGCCACGATCGCCGGGCAGATCGTCGGCGCGGTACTGCTGGACGTGGTGTTGCCGACCGAGGCCAGCCACCCCGGCGTGAACACGCTGCTCGGTGCCGCGCTCACCCTGGTCGCCGTCCTCGTCGCCGCCCTCCGGAGGTAAGGCGGGGGCCCCGCTCGACACGAGCGGTCAAGCGGGGCCCCGGCCTAGAGCGC is part of the Micromonospora sp. WMMD980 genome and encodes:
- the glpX gene encoding class II fructose-bisphosphatase, producing the protein MTTTRTRTPQDLDRNLALDLVRVTEAAAMAAGRWVGRGDKEGGDGAAVDAMRKLINSIPMRGVVVIGEGEKDNAPMLFNGEEVGDGTGPDVDVAVDPIDGTTLMSKGMPNALAVLAVAERGAMFDPSAVFYMEKLAVGPMYADVVDIDAGVAENIRRIAKVKGTDTSEVTVCVLDRPRHDDLVKQIRRVGAGIRLISDGDIAGAIAAARGESDVDVLMGIGGTPEGITAACALKCMGGVLQAKLWPKDDQEREKALAAGHDLDQVLFTDDLITGDNCFFVATGVTSGDLLRGVRYRAGGAYTQSIVMRSKSGTIRVIDSYHRLEKLALYSAVDFDGRPLAEQE
- a CDS encoding DMT family transporter yields the protein MSSGRRIVGVGLATASGVLVALQSRINGELGVRLADGIAAAVVSFGLGLLILLVLVPATVSGRRGLAALRVALRTGALRPWQCLGGVCGAFLVATQGLTIGALGVAVFTVAVVAGQSGSSLLVDRAGIGPTGRQPVTPNRLVGAVLTVLAVLLAVGDRLGDPGALALALLPLAAGVGIAWQQAVNGQVRGASGSAVTATLVNFTVGTVALLATFGVEVAVRGWPAGGLPGEPWLYLGGPIGIVFIALAAALVRFTGVLLLGLATIAGQIVGAVLLDVVLPTEASHPGVNTLLGAALTLVAVLVAALRR
- a CDS encoding exodeoxyribonuclease VII small subunit, with translation MTEATKNEQLSYEQARAELASVVERLEAGGTSLEESLALWERGEQLAGVCQRWLDGARARIDAARQRAED
- a CDS encoding DUF4245 family protein; the encoded protein is MEPAQPADRVPLDATPPDGQPPVRPDAGASPPDGPPALVESSAPAADAGEPQAPPPGGEKTRSERSPKDMVLSLLILLVPIALLIAFYRGFLGGDSPVTVDPAPALEQARSANAFPVATPTGLGDDWRTVNARFRTEADGATLRIGYVTPEGRGAQLVESNVAAEKLLPAELSDGQPQGPADLPDGLSWQRYTARGNEQALVLLEPNRTVIVVGDARESELRRLATSLR